TATAAAAGAGAAAGGATGGAGGATGGAGAAGAAAAAGTCATAGGGAAGATTGGTGGTTACATTACCCATGGAgcttgagtgtgagtgtgagtgtgtgcgtggggggagGGTTGTGGTTGGTGTGTCGGAtgtgagtacacacacatatagctGCATGTGactgaaacagagaaagagagaggtgtgtgtctggacctgagtatgtatgtgtgagggtGCTTGTGGGTGGATTTGgatatctgtgtgtgcgagggtgagtgtgtgtgtgtgtgtgtgtgtgggtgagagcgtgtgggcatgtgtgctGGGGAAGGAATCTTTCTGAAACTCACATTTGCTTTCCCTGTGCAACCAACTCCTCCCGATCAGATAAACCTCTCTTTCTGAGTCTCCATTCACAGTGACGTCATGGGAGTTTCCCCAGAACTGATATATACTTTATATTGCTGCATCTGGAGGAGGACAACTGCAGTCATCTCCAAAAATTCTGTCTAACTCttttaagaataattaaaacatcccaaaaaaaacactatttatttacttatttaaatttCTCTATTTATTGTCAGCAGATAAACATTTGTTCATCTCCATCCGCGTTTGATATTGTCTCATCTGTACACATAACTTTACCACGAAAGCAGCGGCAGTGAAAGTGTTCAGGCTGGTCATTCCCGGGGAGGAATGGAAGGCTACACAGCGGCACTGACAGGCATGGAGCTCGGGGACGGAGCGCCGGGTATGGTGCCGCCCCCAGGGAAGCCGTCGGGTGGCTGGGCAGGGAAGCTGTGTGGGGTAGTGATGCTTGTGGCACTGTGCGGCACCTCTGCGATGTTATTCCACTGTCATGGCCTGGTAAGCTGAACACCAGTGTGTCTTatcttttcttgatttttatATATGCGAATGGGGGTACGTGGGGCTCTCTGGTGTGGGTACATTAGTTGGATTGGAAGGTGGAAGAGTTTGTGTGGTATTTTACATGTAATTGGCTGAACTGGTCATGTGATACACTAGCAGAATAATGTTGCATTGAAGTACAATGAATAGATATCAGCAGATAACAGTCCATATACTTCTGCAtacttctctcctttctctcaccctctttctctctctctcttgctctctctccctttgtgcTGTATTAATTcccttgtttctctctcatagACTCAGTCGCATGGAATAGAAACCAATGGTgagtaaattaattaaattaattaggtTAACACCttattataaaacaaattaGTTTAGATAAGTACATCTCACCAGTCTATTCAATTACTAACCAACCTCTTCTCCTGATCAGAGCACCAGCAGAACTTGAAACAAATATCTACAAATGTGAAGGCTGCCATCCATTTGCATGGTAAGAAATTCTTTACATTGTGATGCATTTTGTAGTATCATGGTGGTTGGCTTTGCTAGCAGAAGAATATAAGATCTAGGTTCCAACCGCTGATGTACCATTGATCAAAGCATTACCCTTAATACCAGTAACACTAATTGTAATTATAGTCCCTGCTTCATTGTCTCTGAAATGTACCAAAGTTGCAGTACCTCAAAATTTCCCCCACACTAAATATAATATACGCACCTACACACTCAgtaaaaaagaggaaatgccTCCTACTGTAACTTCAGAgattaaaagtgaaaaaaaccAGCTGTTTAGTTGGTTAATAATTTGCTCACTTGTGGCTTGGAATGTGGTTTGTGATAATGATTAAGATTCAAGattctctgtgctgctgctatgTAAACATCCCCTCTCTATGTCTCTCCAGGCGAATTCAACCCAAAGGTCTACAACAAATCTGTGCTGTGGAGAGATGGGGATGGACATTCCTTCTTCCAGGGGGGACTCAAACTGGAAAACAATGAGATCATTATACCCCAAAATGGGCTGTACTTTGTCTACAGCCAAGTCTCATTCCGAGTTCTATGCAGCTCTGCAGCTGGGCACACGAACCAACCCCTTAGTCACACGATAATGCGCTGGTCAGATTCATACAGTGACGAGAAGCCCCTGCTCAGTGCAGTAAGTACAATGTGCCAGAGCGATGCAAGCGGCCTGGACAGACGATATAATGCAGTATACCTGGGGGCGATATTTAGTTTAGAGAGTGAGGACAGACTGTGGACAGATACCAATCAGCCGAAAAATGTGGATGGGGGAGATGGAAAAACATTCTTTGGTGTATTTGCATTGTGATAAAAAGACAGAGACAACCATATGTAGAAGCCAACTAAATTAAAGGGAACTGAAGACACGTTTTTAAGAAAAAGAGTTAATGAAGAAGATAAAATCAAGTAATCAAGATAAGAACCTGTGACTTAGGGACATTGTGGTTATAGAGGATGTATTAGGAGATAAAACTGTAAGAtctaattattttacaaatcaTTAATTCAGCAGTGTGCTTTATGTTATAGTCCAGGACAGGTTTAAATGAAGGAAATTGTTTTATGTTAAAACACAGTGTTAAAACAATGTTAAAACacaatgttaaaacattttatactcAACATGAACTATTAAACCTGCAAAGTTACAAAATGAATCCATTTTATGGGTTTGAACTGCCAGTTAAAGAGAGCACGTACCCTTGTAAATTGCATACCAGTGTACcattgttactattattattgttgttatgaATGGCACTATGTGCTAGTGTGTATTATGTATATTAGGACTGTGTTCTTTGGTGTGTGCTACTGTGTGCATTACGTATAGTGGGACTGTTTGATCCTTGTTCTTaagttttaaaatgatgcacTATTACATTCTCCTGTCATTCATACTatgttatgaaaatgtatattttcataatgtttatatatatttaagtgAACAGCTTTAAGCTATTTTCATTtgatctgaatgtttttttggtttttatatttatctgattatttaatgtgttgtcattgttgtctgtgatttatttttaatgatgaatGTATTTGTATAAACAATGTGTATGTATTATATGTTATTTATGACCTCAGGTGTTGTGGAACCAGGGATGACTTTACAAAGATGTTCTCAGGTCTTACAGTAACACAATTAAaaacctaatttaaaaaaagttcatttcagtAGTTCTGTGCCGAATCAGTTACATAGCCTACGCTGCTTATAATTTAATTATCAACAAGACCAATTCTATTTGAACATCCGTCCACCAGGTGTAACTGAATGTAGCCAGTGTAATCCAAAATAAACCTGTCACGTCTGAACAGAGAATTAAAACACCAAGATTTAGTCCTATACCTAAACTATGAACCATGAGTACCTAAATTTAAGAAAgtgagtgtttatttttaatgtctttcGGGGCACTAattcagcagccaattaagtaAACAAAAGTTCTTTGAATGATCAAGAAGCACACATTTCTTATTCACAGTGCTTATCtagtgaataaatatttattcaactgaatcactttcatatttttgtatttttaattttagttttgtattgGCTACATCTAATGCTGGTAATCTACAATACCGGGCCCTAGACATGACTTTGGCTTTCTTGTTTTGAATGTTTAGCTTATATCTGTTTCAATAGAAATGTAACATGCAAATGTCTATCTACTGTATAAGACCACTTTCACATGAGTTTTCTTCATGGACTGAACAAGGGAACTCCCcaattttgttctgttttgtggcAGTGTTCAGTGACAAAGCTAAAATCGTAGTCAGGGAATTTCCCGGCCTGCCCTGACCTTTCAGCCGGTCTACTGCATCACCCAGCACACCTACTGTGGTTGCTTACACAATTTTGGTGTAGAGAAGCATATTTCCTTTTATCATCTTCAGAGACAGATATTACACCccttgttcattcattttatttcaaagttACAAAGCTCACTCAAATTGTTGAATTGTAACATCCTAGAAGATTGTTGAAAGTTTTTCACTACTATGAAACACTTTTAAGGTTTTGCTGCCACCTTGAGAACACAGAGTGGAAAAAGACACTGATGCTTGGGCTCAGTAGAGAAATTATCATCATCCCCGTGACAGATGGATGATTTGCCTCATCATTTCTTGCCATGCTCTCGATCCTTCGAGAAATGCAAACATCCTTGTGATTTCTGTAGTTTATTGCTTGGGCAACTGCATAGGAAAATCAAAGACTGGCCCTGGGAAAGCACACAGGGAAATAAAACACCAAGATGTAGCAGGATTGCTTCGGTAGGAGAAATCTTAAATCTCTCCCAGAAGCACAGGCCATAAagaatgctgtgtgtatgtcagaTTCCATGAGCACGTCCTAAACTACAAACACCGAGGTGCATGTAAGCATTTGTAAAAGACCTGGGTGAGATAAACAGTACAATGTCCACaacaactctaacagtgttaattcaactcaacaGATAACACATTCCCAGAGTAGGACCAAAcggtatctgttaagacttgaattaacactggacattttactgtgtaagaAAGTAGGCACCTAGACTGAGGGGGCCCACATAAGGAAACGGAAACcgaaggggaaaaaactgtCTAGAAGAGGTAGGCAGAAGGTGAGACTATCAGATGAAATGCAATCTGGCTGGATCACAGGATGGCAGATATACAGCAATATGAGCCAGTAAAAGTGTGGGAGTAGAATTTCTGTTGGAGTAAAGTTAAGGGTTAGATGTAGAAGATATACATACCTGAGATAACTCTAAAGGACACTCTCTTAGAATTTCACAGAATTTCAAATCATATGAACATAGGTTTCGCTCAATCTATTTGTCaaagtcattttgaaataaaatttaacgACAATAAAAATAGGTCCACACAACAGGGAtgggaagagagaaaagaaaaggagcATAGGATACACATAACGACCAAAgctaacaataaaaaacaaaaaattgtattgacagaaaaaaatataatgaaagtCCTACAATAATCAGAGCCTCAGTCTTCTGAATGGTGTAAAGCTCTTTGACATGATACAGTGGTCAGGGCTAGTCCCTTGTATAATTACATGCCCCTGTCTGCTTGTCTGGGTTAACCTTTGGAACAGGGATGTACGTTGTGGCCTGGGTAAACCCCTGGTACAGTCATGGTTAGCCCCTGGTTCAGTGATGCACTGAAGGGGGAAGGGCCTCATTCAGGAGAGTAACCCCTTAGCATTTGTATAACCATGACTAATCAGGTCAATCAAGAATATGATCTGCCAAAATCAATCACACATGTTGTGCAGTACTATTAGTGACATCTTGTggtaaaatcacaaaaaaaaaaaaaacacttagaTTCACGACTAATGAAAATGTTGCTAACAAACATTTTGCTATTATATTACAGATTTTGTTCAAagttatttatcattttagatCAACATCTTCTATCACAGGCATATTATTAATTGATTCTCAATGtcgtttaaaaaatgacttattttaGTTCCATAAATTATGCAAGTGTTACAAGGGAATTGctttgaaattaattgaaaacagcaaatcacacacagcctggtaAACAAGTATTAGACAGAGCAATAAAACGATTATTATCAGACACaacaaaatagaaatattgATGGCAAactaatattttattatgtcaATTGGATATCAACTGGCTTcaaccacaaataaatgtacttaTGTTCTGTATGTTTATTGGGCcattaattagcattttattcatattatttcaaatgcagACAGTTAAATATCCTTGATTAAAGAGTGGTGGTAAAGGTGGCGGTAATTGTGTTAGCCCGTAACACAAACCTGCGTATCTGAAATAGACTATGCATCCGTGCAATCTTACAAACATATCATTGTGCCAAGAGTTCCACCAATTAATTCCCCATTTGCATGAAAACAAATGGATGTCGAgcacaaaaataatgacaaagcCATTATGGATACATTCAGTGAAAAACAATGAGTTTATTGTAACAACCATTCCCTTTGCATACCACATAATCTTATATTGAACaacaatgtaaatataaatttatttctgaaacCACAGAGGAATACATCTGTATATGTCCAagttaatacatttataataataatgacacactgtgtgactgtttgactgtgtgtgtgcgtgtgtgtgtatgtatcttcCTGCGAGTATTTCTCTCTTAGACATACATTGGAAGGTACGACAATTAACAGATGTGGTTTcgatcaataaaaatatttcgtAACAAAACATGTTCAGAGAAGAAAGATGATTAAGAACACTGTAGAAAAGCGAATGGAGATTTACAGATAAACTTTACTGAAAGGGTAAAAGATGCCTTCATACTATACCTGTGTACATTTATATAAGGTCTATGTTTCTTAAAAGCAAAGATGAATAATTGATTAAACTGAAAAATAGGCACATAAAGCGCAAAAAAGGTTTGGTAATGTTAAATAGCCTCAATGCTTACAGATTTGAAACTAAATTCTGGAAAAACATATGTAGACAACGAGGCAGGGATCAAAAGacaatttgtaatttgtaatgcAAATTGACCAACTGGGAAGGAATTGGGTTAATATAACTTTTTGTTGTATGCACAAAGTGCCAGTGTAAATACTCAGGACAGAATCCCATTCCAGATATGTTGCATGTTGTTCTCGCgttgtgaaatacatttctatacagtacattcatCCAGAAATTAGATATTTTCTTATCTCTTTTTCCAACTGATGATGCCAACTGCCTGAAGTGAAAAGCTTTTTGGAAGCAGTATTCATTGCAACTAAAGGCCTTTATCCGTTTAGTGGCACACCAAGAACAtgatttctttgctttttttattactttggtCACTAATACCAACTATTTTTACCAACAGGTTCAGCAATGTCAGGAGTAGATCCTACAAATTTTTCAAGCCTAAATGTAGTGTGATGCTCAGCTGAGCAGAGTTAGAGCAGGTTGTAGATATGCAATGTATATGTGTTTAGCCCATAAGAACAATTTTCCTCATGAAATAAACTGTGGCTGTGATCCCATTAAGAAGCTTAACCCCAACTCAATTTGCAATGTTTGTTTCTTCAGGTTCAAACTTAAGAGACCTTCACCTCATTCCAAAGGGAAAAAATTACTTTAATGTAGCAACATCAAACACCAAAATAGTTTTCGTTAGGTGAGGAAAACTCCCCAACACATACTTAAGTGCTGATTACAGTTGCAGTTAACTTGATTTTTGAcataaaaaacagcacagatcAGAGGGAGATAAATCTGTGCttgctgatttatttttgaCTTTCTGAGAAATTTTCTGTGGTGTCATCCCATCCTTAGAACAATGCAGTGAATATGAAATACAGTGGATGgtgatcattttgttttcactgggTTGCTCCAGCCCAGAGGTCAATGACACGGTAGCTGCTTGTTTCCAAATCATGGGCCAGAAGTGTGGCCATTATAATATGTGCGCTGCACGAGTGAAGTAGCAACTGACCTGGGATCTGTTTCATGCCACACCACTGGTCAGTAGTGTATATGTAAAATTAACAATGTGTAACAGGTTAATTAATTTGATACAAatagaaatgaaacaaaataagtGAATACCTTGCtctttaaagaaaacaatgttaaCATAAAATCTAATTGCAGCTTGTGACTAATTTGACATCCTCTGTAAAAAACGTCAATAATTTTACTAAACACAAGGACAGTGTTGGAGTACAAACAAACCAAGCAGGGGCAAAGGAGAAAACCTCTGCAAGCCCTGGTAAAGGGCTGGCGCATTCTATCAAGCACTATCTCAGGGTCCATTTTAACGCTCATTCATCTTTTTTGAGAGCTTACAACAACCTTCAAGCACTAATCGAAAACATATCAGAtgtaattcaattaattttcagtaACTGCCTGAAGTGTTACCGTATTTCATTAAgcgacagagaaaaagagaaatagcctcaattaaaatgtgttcttgACAAATTCCTTTTGCGCACCTTAcactgttctctttctctcgctgaTAAATACTTCTACgccacacagaacacagccatTCCCTCTCACCGGCCCCCTCTCGTAACGACActgtcctctgtctgtctccgccggcctccctcctctctcgctcacttGTAGAGCAGCTGCAGCCGGCTGGTGTGGCAGTGGTTGCGGCCGATCTTGCTGTCGGCCTGGTAAAGGTTTGAGGAGTTGGAGAAAGACGGGGGGAGGGCGTGGTTCTCTGATGAAGGGATGGGATATCCAggcggagggaggagggacTTGGGGTCGTTCTGCGacgacgggggcgggggggtgctgtggtTCTGGTTCTGTGTGGAGGGTCGTCTGCGGGATCGCAGGGCCTGTCTTTCAGCCAGCTGGCTGCGCAGTTCAGACACCCTCTCTTCCTTCTgtaagccagagagagagagagcgaactTATGTGCTGTGCATACAGCCCCAATACACAATTACCAatatgtttttccttttgtatATAGGATGTATACGAAACTTCAAAATTCACAATTATGTTTCTGCCATAAATTAGGCGTGAAGCAGATTCAATAGATTCATTTGACCCCATTCATCTGTAACTGTGTTATGACTACTAGCCTTTTCCTTGACAAATGACAGTTGAATGTATAGTCTTTTTTAACAGCCTGAACATCTTCATGTTCTGTATTGCCACCTACCCAATAACCTTTTAGAAtcaagatgaaataaaaaatattcatacTTTTGCCAGAAAACTAAAGTAAATGGAACTGCTGTTTGAGTTCTGATGAGGACTTGCTTCCCAGACACAGATCAGAcggaaagagagacagatgtagagggagagaatgggagtggagagggagagagagaaagagggagatagaTCAAAAGAGAGTGATTTTGTCTGATCGCTAAAATCAACttcaaggtacttaacctgcattgctccagtatatatccagctgtataactggatacaatgtaagccgctctggataagagcgtcggctaaatgcctgtaatgtaatgtattttgttatttttcacgTTGTTGCTCACCTTTTTCCTTTACTTCTATTACTGTGTGAAACTGTATTGGGATGTTGCATCTGTTTtgacaatataaatgtatgaaactgAATTtagaagagaaagagacagagagaaaagcaggatagatagaaggacagagagaaaaagagtaggaagggggagagaaggcACCTCCTGTATGATCTTCTGCAGTTCTCGGTTCTCCCTCTCCAGTTGGCGTGATTTTTCCTCATCGTTATTGTTTGTGGAGGAGCCAGTCTTCATGGTgtcctgctgttctgactgccaCTCCCCTCGAGTGATTAATCTCCGCATCTAAATGACCATAGAGACTCATCAGCTCGTACTTCTACTATACCATAGAGAGACTTTGATAAGCCTGTGTAGCTGCAGGCCCACTGACAGTCTGAGCAGCCTGCATATCCATATGAACTATACAGAAAAtctaaaatcaatttaatggATCACACTCAAGGTCTCTGACTATGTGCACGTCCACAGGAAGACAGAGAATGATCCTCCTGTGGATCAACAGCATCTGATTAGTAGTTCTCAGATCCACCATGGCAACATAGAGCAACATACACAAATTCCTTTATAATTCTATCTACTGTACATTTAACATAAGGACTGCACATATACAGCCACATAAAACCCCAGGTCCAACTGTACACCACCATACCACTAAAACCAGCTTACAGTTTGAAACCCTACAGTCTTAACCATCCATGCTGAGCTGATCCATTTCTGATCCACCTGCACACCAAGCACAGAGCAGTACCTCTCAACTGATGTGTCATAATGCATCCACAGTCTACTCTGAAAAAGGAAACCAGTAATTCGGTTTCTATATaagtatatgtactgtatatgtagtttaaatacattttttcaagtgTCTCAAAATTATACACAGTGAATCCTGTGAattaataacacaataacacaatgtgCTCTTCCACTCCGTCTGAAAATAAATCGCAAAATACTGAGTGCTCGTCACTGCACAATCACTCGATTTTCTTGGTCTCCATAGTAACCTGGCAACTCCTTCGGCGCGTTTCAGCCATAGAAAATAAATtgcaagcaaaaagtaagcagccAGAAATAATGCTGCAACATTCACTAAAAGGGATTAATTCTTCAAATTGAATTTAAGCAAATTAGTTCTAccttattttcaaaatgttattaAGTCAAAAGGATCCAAGGCGGAATAAGCATTCAGGTAAACAAAGGAAGCACAGGTTAGCTGTATTGGCTTAACTGCCTCTGCTTTCATTTGCTGTCTGTCACCTGACATTGTGTCATTTTCTGAGCAATCTAATGCAAACAAGG
This window of the Anguilla anguilla isolate fAngAng1 chromosome 1, fAngAng1.pri, whole genome shotgun sequence genome carries:
- the tnfb gene encoding tumor necrosis factor b (TNF superfamily, member 2) — encoded protein: MEGYTAALTGMELGDGAPGMVPPPGKPSGGWAGKLCGVVMLVALCGTSAMLFHCHGLTQSHGIETNEHQQNLKQISTNVKAAIHLHGEFNPKVYNKSVLWRDGDGHSFFQGGLKLENNEIIIPQNGLYFVYSQVSFRVLCSSAAGHTNQPLSHTIMRWSDSYSDEKPLLSAVSTMCQSDASGLDRRYNAVYLGAIFSLESEDRLWTDTNQPKNVDGGDGKTFFGVFAL